The nucleotide sequence ACAGGCCACACCTTAATATTGCTTTACCATGATGTGTCACACTCTGTGTCTGACTCTGGgcctctcttttcctttttcaggtACGGGAGAAAGTGGCAAGAGCACCTTCATCAAGCAGATGAGGATCATCCATGGAGCCGGGTACTCAGACGAAGATAAGAGAGGTTTCATCCGGCTTGTCTACCAAAACATCTTCACCTCCATGCAGTCCATGATCCGCGCCACGGAGACCCTCAAGATCCCCTACAAATTTGAACAGAATCGGGTAAGGGCTGACCGCTGACGTCAGAGCAGGAAATATTCTTTAAGTCCAACTGGTTGATCCCAGAGTTCCCTTTATCCCCTTTATTATAAAGATTTCATGGCTGAATTTGGTAGATTCTACACTGCATTGTGCATTGTTCATATTGTATGCCTTTGTGAGACACCAAAAGCCACACGCACAATCAGAAATGGGCTGTATTTTAAGCAAGCCTCAGTACAGAAGTCATTTAACAATTTCTTGTTAGTATGTGTACATAGACATGCCTTTAATACATTCAGATGCCTGAAAGTGAACTAGTTAGTGGTGGTGTGGGCACAATACAACTATTTAATTATAGTCTATTATTGTAAGCTACATTGGCTCTCAATTCCAGTCCTCagagtcctgctggtcttttaTCGTGAACCTCTAATTGAGGACCGATTTACACCTGGGATCAAGGTGAATGTGGTCCGTCGCTCAGTAGGACAGAAATCCACCAGCATGCTCCTTCACAAGAACCAGTGTTTAGAAATACTGGTCTACGTTAAGAATGAGCAGCACCGTCACCTAAATATTGAGCAAACAGATGTCATGTTCCAGAAATAACAATGATTGCTACTGTTGCAGCCACAGATTATGTAGAGACCCATATTTATGTGATTTTGAAGAAATAtgttaaattgttgtttgttcacaACCTACACAAAATAGCGTGTGTGTTCTCATTAGGAAATGTTCTACCCAAGAATGCAATAATTCCCTGAAAATGTAACAGCTCTAGAAAATGGAATGAAATGCagtaatgtaataaaatgtccTGACTGCTCTTGTAAGAACATTTTTACTGGTAATGCTATACATTCCAGGTGGGTCATTTGACACTGATTTAATGCTTGGAAATGCAAAATGTAGGCTTTGTATAGAATTTTACAACAGATGGCAGCAAGTGATGTCAGAGCTTGACTCTTAAATTTTTCCCAAGGAGCACTTCTGTTCATGTTTAAGATTTAGCAGCTTATAAAGCAACAAATTATGTGTTTTTCCTTAATAAAAGAATACAAGGAGATATTTAAAAGCAAAATAGTATCTAATTGACTACAAAGAGGTCACtagtttaatttttttcataataTCTGTTTCAAACTGTGTTGTCTTGATTCATCTGATCacgttttacattttcagagaCAAACCTTTGAGTTTTAAAGTTGAAGCATACTTGATATAAGTTACAGGGTATAAAAGTTCATCGTCTAATGCCATTTGTATATTGTTAAACCTTTCTTCTTAAGGCACATTTAAAAGGcaaattctttattttcatatatatgtttattttctctgttttgccCATTTTGTCAACCCCTTcgtttgtgttttgtctcaATAATACCAGCTACGTGTTTTAAGTCTTTCATGGGAAAAACCTTCAGGTGCATTAGAAGTCTTGCATTTAGTTTGTCTAGCAGAAACATTATCTTTAGAATAAGTCGAAGATGTGGGTGGTTAGGATCAGCCCGCAGGTCCAAACAGATATCTGAAATAACTTTGGCTGAAAATGTTAAGAAATAAGTgacttctgtctttttctgttttccctgTCATCTCTCTCAATGCTCGCTTCCATTCATCGTTATCCTTCTTCTGCTCTTTATCTcaccttttttcctcccttgcCTGTGTCTTTCCAGTCTAACGCCATGCTCGTGAAGGAGGTGGACATCGAGAAGATCAACGGGTTCGACCACCCCTACATTGCAGCTATCAAGAGCCTGTGGTCCGACCCAGGGATCCAGGAGGCCTACGACCGCCGCAGAGAGTACCAGCTCTCTGACTCCACTAAATAGTacgtctctgtctgtgtgtgatctCTGTCTAGTTTTTAAGAATGGtatttgtgtgactgtgtgtgacacAATGTGCGAGTGTGCTTATGTAATAATTATGAGGATATGTCTGTGATCCTGTTTTGGGAAAATATACTGATGTATGCTGTGTTGTGATTATAACCAACTGTGCTATTCTCTTATAGGATTGTTTCTAAGTTGATATAAAATCAGAATTTGTGATGATTGCGTTTTGGACCCTAAACCTTTAATTGCATGTGTCAGGGCGATGGTTTTTTTAGAGTAAGTAGTAGGGAGTGTTTGGATGTGTGGTATGTGAcaggttttgtgtgtatgttctgTGTGTAATTACCTCAAGGGTTTTGTAACATGTGCAGGGCAGGGCCACAGCCTTTTGTCCACATGGGATTTTAGACGACAAATTTCAAAACTCACCAGCCTATTTCACAATTGAGCAAACTCTGCAAGCCGGAGGTATTAGAGCCGTTGTTTTTTCGGCCTTTAATTGTTGGTTATTGTTTAAGAGTGTCATGGTTCTCCAAATACACAATTAAcagacttgatttttttttcaattagaATTTTTTTGGTTCTGCACAGACATCTATGCAATTGTTAAACTCCATTTTCAAACAACAGCTTGGTGGCTTTTTGCAGGTCAGTGTTAGGCAAGTTCAAATAATACCCTTTGGGATTCAACAATAACAAGAAAAGTAGACATGCAGTTTGTAACAGTTTGTTTTGCAAATCTGTCTGTTGGAGTTACCTTCAAACCAGTCAGTTGTTTGTAGAAGTTACTGCAAATGCAGATGCTTTCTTCCGAGGCATGCTGGATGGGGCCGGGGGAACTTCCTTTGTATTTGAAGATGAAAATCgatcaaaatcaaaataatttCAATCCGCAATAAAATCTTTTATCGTCCCATCCCCAATCGTTTATCGGCAGCATATGATGATATAATTTGTTGATGCAATGCAATTTGCTCTTGGGGCTTCTCGCAACTGAGGGGACTGGATGAAATGGCTCAGAGTTCATTCTGTCACAACTAGCTAATAGAGAGCAGAGCAGTGGCTTTCAAGCCACAGTCCTGTCTTTGAACTACATGCTGTCATCTGTGAACTGTATTAAAAGATAAtaaacatccaaataatgtttcaGCTAAGGTTTTATGTCTTTACCGGAAAAAccaatgattttattttaacttaaaTTGAGCTTTGTGTTTAATGTCTGAATGTCGGTGGTAAGAGATTCACTGACTCCTAACCTCGGATTAAAAGACATTGGAGAGGTGTGTAGACCCGTTGTGTGTGCGCATCATGTTGTAGCCAGATGTGTCAGCCTCCTgctctgtggttgtgtgtgtttgtcatagTTACTTTGTAACAAAATGTGACCTGGGGCTAAATGGCCAACAGCTCTTGACTCACTTTCTAGTTGCCCCCTGGTTGTGTACTTGCTGTACTACAGTTTGATGTTACTTAAAGACAGCATTCATGCAGGTGTGCTTGTTGTGGTGAGAATATGTCATGATAAAAATGTAAGTTCTATGTctgtttttgcatgtgtgtgagtgagaaaTCATTTAAAATTGTCTATTCCACACTGTTGTGATGTATATCTCCAGTTACCTTAGCGATATAGACCGTGTGACTGCGGAGGGATACGTTCCCACCCAGCAGGATGTGCTGAGGGTCCGTGTTCCCACCACGGGTATAATAGAGTACCCGTTTGACCTGGAGAACGTCATCTTCAGGTACCCCCGTGGCACCAGGACTGCAGCATCACCATAGTTAGAGGACAGAAACCACTGATGACTGCCAGGATTATAACACATTACTCAAGCTAGGGCTTATATATAAATTgaccaaaaaatacaaatttgcTAGCTGATTTGAAGTGTTGCCGTCTCAGTAGCGTGCAGTTCAGACACAATTACAAACTTGAAAAGCTCACGTCACTACGGGAGAAGTTACTCAGCAACAGCCTATTTGTATGAATAGAGCCTGTTGTCCTACAGAGAGAAATAAAGCTTATGTTGCGCCTGAGGACCACAGTAGTTAACCTGATTAGATATCagtggtttgtgttcacatttgTGCTGAGGTTCTGGCTCCAGGATTGAAACGAAGGCCAGACGTGCTGCACTGAAGCATGTGGGGAGCAGCCAGATGAAGAAGGATTAGATGGTGATGTCAAAGATTCTTCAGGAACTTGTTAAAAGAATCAGGGAAGCGATTGGGCACGGTTTAAAATACAATGGAATTTGAGTTCTTATTTACCTTTAGCAAAAATTATTGGTCCTATTCCTGCTGTCCTTGACATCATACTTGTCCAAACCTTCTTTATCAAATTCAGGTGCTGCCGTCACTGCTACTACTGTCACTGATGCCACCTCACTGTCTGTGACATACTTCACAACCCTACTTGACCTCACTGCAAATTttggcaattaaaaaaaaaaagtcaagtaaAACACAAAGCCACGTTTTCAAGCTAATCTTACATAGTTTACAGGCAGAGTGTTGGTGGAGCAGTGACACTGACTAACACCCTTTACTTTCTGAGATGTGGCCTTTTCTGTGAAGCTTCCTCAACAGGACTCATCCACACTTCCTGGAATGGCAGGGGGGTTGCGGTAATTGCCTGTCACGCTTTATATAActgttttcctgtctttttttttttctctttatctctcttttttccccccgcaCCGGCCTGCCTGTAGTTATCTTTCCGATCTGGATCGTATTGCAGATTCCAACTATCTTCCCACTCAGCAGGATGTGCTCAGGGTGCGCATCCCAACTACAGGAATCATAGAGTACCCATTCGACTTGCAAAGCATCATTTTCAGGTAGAAAGATGACTGTCTGGGCTCAGACCCTCCTTGTTATGTTGTGAGATCATTCATCCATATGTCATctgatgtgtttctgtccaGAGCCCAATTTAACCACATTTTGTGTCCTCCCTCCTAATAGAAAGAACTTGACCAATCATTGAAATTCAAGTCCTCGTAGTCTCATCATAGTCCTACACTTTCTTTTACCTCCTGCCACCAACAGCAATCATACCACACATAACACAACCCCCTAATGAACAGAAAGTCCTACATTCTGGTGCCCGGTCCCTGTAAATGGGtcacctcctctcttcctcctcctcttctcctttcctctccgGCTGGCAGAAGAAACGAGGTCGTCCTCTCCGCGGTGGAGGAATGTTATTTTGGGCAGCAGGTCCTGCAGGGCCTATATTGGCCCTGGGTCTCAGTGGACCACAGTGGACTGGGCCACCACCAGGAGGCAGCCTTGCATTGTGAATCTGACTAGCTTTCTCACAGACCATGTTGAATCTGGTCTGGAGGCTTACTCCTTCGGTCCAGAGGTGCAACAAAGGCCAAAAAGTCAGGGATTAAATTGTGCGGATGCCATTTATATAATAGTTTGACATCAGATATTCCTGACAGACAAGATTTTACTGAATCAGTTGTCACAAATGAAGGCTTAATGAAACTGGGACCTTAACTCCCTGACGAGTGAAGGGTGACCTTGTCAAGGAGACCCTTGGGAAAACTGAAACCTTCTGAGAATCCAGTTAGTATTTTAGCCACAATTGCTCTTCATGAATGGTTTCAACGAGTGCCAGCCAAAGTTTTCATGCCAGTTTTTGAGTCGCTGTATTAGTCCATCTCTTaggactatatatatatattttcttgagATGTAATTTTCTCAGCTTGTAGCCTCTCATTAGGTTACGTAGCGGTCGTCTTTCTTCCATGAAAAGGATCCCACTGTCAAAGGTGCTCACTGTATCTTTTCATCAGCTCTGCCTCCTGTCCTCTGTCCGTCCGCCCTGTCCTTCGTTTTATGTTCCTCCATTTTCCTCCATTTGTCTTCTCCAAGTGCGATTCCAAACAGTCCTTTTTATGTGGTGCTTTATCACACACACCAGGGAAGGCTGTGAAAGCTGTCTGGTAGAGAAATGAATGACCCTCCACATTCACTGTATCACATAAACACAAGTACAGGCTGATCTAGTACCAGATGTAATGTCGACTCCTTGTGTGACCAGATGGATGCCACTCAATTTGAGAACTCTAGAGCATTTCTGTCCTTCTGAGACTGTTTGGATGCACAAACCAATCTGCTGCTCAGCTACCTGTGTATTCCagtgctacttttttttttaaccagcgCTTCTATCCTGATTGTCAAACTTGAAGTTGAGCCAAACCTGTTATACTGATTTTATACTGACTGAGAATAATTAGCTgtttaaaacatacatttgGGCTAAAACAGTCTGACACCATGTTAAAAATCACTGTTATTGTCACTTAGTTGGAGGATTTAGAACACCAGTTTCAGAAGTAGAATTGTTATTATGGGCAAAGAGGGGCTTTCAATTAAATACAACTTTTCTATGCAAAGGCTTTATTGACATGAAAGTTTCAAGAAAACAGTGTTACTAAAGCATCAAtgaattaaatgtgtcaaaCCGTGGCAATACATGTAACTCTAAAATGCTTTACAAAAACTGGATCGGTTGTATCCAAAGCACCAGCAGGCAGACCCAAAGTGACCACGATCATCAGAAGATCAGTACATCAAGTCTAGTTCCCTGAGAGATAGGAAAGCAGAATCATCACAGATTCAATATAATACTCCAATTAGCATAGGTAAAAAGTTACATTTGGAGCAAATTCAAAATAGAAGTATCTTGGCGGATGGGGCTCTTGTATACTGAGTTCAGAAGAGGTGTCATGCAAACTTCTTCAGAGAATACCCAGTAGCTGAGAAGAGAAACTCCTGCATACAAAATCAGATTCTCATTCATTACGTGTGGAGAAGCGCCAAATAACTGACAAAATTGAATAAAGTCACAATTTGTTGGCAAACTAATGAATTTCTGGAACTGAGTGGCATTCATCTAAAAACTGATCCTTGATCTGTCTTAAATGAGAATTTCTCATCTTTGTGTTGGCACGCATGACACACATACTAAGAGGGACTACAGCATAGTCCCACTGCACATTTGTTTCTTGTTTAATTAGTTGTTCTGTCTTTAGTTTTTGATAAATCTAGAGATCTGCACACGTTTTCTCTCAGACCTTCAAAACTTCTGCCTCAGAAGTTGTGAATTTCTAATAATCCTCTTCCGAAGGCGTTGAATccatcagggttttttttttttttttttcttgcccaAATAAGTTTGCTTATAATGGATTTAATAGAACTGCAGAATAGTCCTTTCTTAAACAAATGATCGGGACCTAGGTGATAGGAAAAAAATAAGCTGTCCCAGGTTGAGACTATATCTTTATTTAGGTCATGTGCTGAAAATGTTTAAGAAAGAAATGCACCAGAGAATGTCTTTTGGACATATCAGcatagaaaaaaaatagttcCTCTGCCTTCTACGCCTTTTTTTTAAGCAGGTCATAATTCACTTTTTATGTGAAGTAACATAATAAACAAGCACTGCCATTTAGACAGACCAATAAACATATCCTGATGGATTTAAAACCTcctttaataaacaaagtactgcCCTTTTATGACTCTTGGCAACTGATCATGAACTAGGCCACCATGAGTTCTATATTAATGTTTTTCCCCTTCTTGCCTTCTTCACGTCCATCCTGCACTTAGGATGGTGGATGTAGGGGGCcagaggtcagagaggaggaagtggattCACTGCTTTGAGAACGTCACCTCCATCATGTTTCTCGTGGCGCTGAGCGAGTACGACCAGGTCCTGGTGGAGTCGGACAACGAGGTAGGTGGACGTTGAAAACATCTATTGAGCACAATTATCTCACAAGCAGTATAACATGTATGTCTTTATTTGTAGTGAAAACTCAACAAAGCGTGGGAGTTGAATTGAAACTAAACAAAATGACTCTCCTGCTCTAGAACCGTATGGAGGAGAGTAAAGCTCTGTTCAGGACTATCATTACCTACCCCTGGTTTCAAAACTCCTCCGTCATCCTCTTCCTGAACAAGAAGGACCTGCTAGAGGAGAAGATCTCCTACTCACACTTGGTGGACTATTTCCCCGAGTTCGATGGTGAGATCATCTATATGTTGGtatgcttgcgtgtgtgtgatgtgagtgtGCAAGACGCGTTGCGCTTGTGGCGACATGAATTGTCTACATCGACTCTGAAGGTTTACCAGACTTTTGAGTGCATTGTCATCAGAGCAGGGTCACTGAGACTGAGAAAGCTGCCTCCCCTCTGGCACAGATGAGAGGCTCATGAGAAAGGGAGCTTGATATTGGACGCATTAAGTGCTGTATGTATTTTCTCTCAGTCCAGAGGACCGACAGCAGCACCCTTTAAAATCACTGTATAGATTTTTGAAATGCATTCTGTAGTTCTGGTGTTCCCGCGCAAAGTGAGTTCTCATTTTAACCAGTGGATTCATGTACAAAGTATGATGGTACCAAGCCACTGTTGAGAGCACACAACTCCCTTTAGAACCATCAACCTGCTGGTATTGTTAAATTACCGTTTATGTATGAATCAAACAATTGCAATGTGGTAATTAAGCTGTTTCCTGCCTGCCTAGTCCCAATCCTTTGCTAAGCCAAGCCCTCTAAAGCTGaaactgaacacacagacatgacagtTGTATCAAGCACGCTCATCTAAATCTTGAAAGAAAGGGAACGAATGAAAGGATTTTCCAAAGTGGTTGACCTAATTCtttaaatggctgttttttAGTCTGATAGATAAATCAATGTTTGCATGTgcttgtcttgtgttttcacaTCTTAGGTCCCCAGAGAGATGCACAAGCGGCGCGGGAGTTCATCCTCAAGATGTTTGTGGACTTAAACCCCGACAGCGACAAGATCATCTACTCTCACTTCACTTGTGCCACGGACACTGAGAACATCCGCTTTGTGTTTGCAGCTGTCAAAGACACCATCCTACAGCTCAATCTCAAAGAGTACAATCTGGTGTGAGGGCTCACGTACGACGCACACCTCCTCCCCATTGCACAAATGCACACCTCCCCGGGAGTGTGCGCTCAACTCCACATGCATTACACAGCACACCTTGCcggctctctcacacacacacacacacacacgcacacacacaccaacagaacccttcctgttgttttgtttgtttttccagtaCAGTACATCCACAAATCCTCCCACCTGTAAAACGCCGTCCCTCCTCTTTTCACCAAAGCTcgccctctcttcctccttcgcTCGGCAGCTTGTTGTGTCAGAGTCCCTGCTCCTCCCAAAGCTGCTCCACGTGTCAGATTTGGCTCTGGCTGCTGGCTCTGGCACATTTCATCTGGCACACAAACCTTTCACACGGGCTGTACAGTGACTGAAGGGGACTTtggtgtttgcgtgtgtgtgtgtgtgtgtgtgtgtgtgtgtgtgtgtgtgtgtgtgtgtgtgtgtgtatttggggCAGCATTGACTAGCGAGGAGCTGTGTTTTGGTGAAACCCCTTTCGGCCCTCTGGAGTTGACCCTCAGCGGTGTGAGATCAGAGCCTCCGTCGTGTCCTCTCTGAGctccttcagtgttttaaagAAGCGAGCACTGGATCTCCTGAAACCAACCGAGGAcgagcttcttcttcttcttcatcatcttcttcttcctcctcttcttggGACAGAGCGATCAGGACAGGAAGTGAGGTCGCACACCCGGACACAAGGGGGACAGGGCCGAGGATTCTGTCTCCACCTCGCATCTATGAATGTACCCACCGGTGTGAGCATCGCaatcgcaaaaaaaaaacaaaaaacaaaacaaaaaaaaatagaaatatatattaTGAAGTAAATGCATATGTAAACACACTTAAGACAAAAAGCACGAGAGGGCAAGACATAGCTAATCGAAATCTGTTCATTGctgagattttttaaatgtttttaatgatagAAATTTGTTGCTACATCTACTTCTATTTAACAAATAACGGCTCAAAGGAACGGTGATAAGAAGTGTAAGAAAATCTATAAAAACTTTTAAAGACATCTAAAAAGAAGCAACCAGAAATTTACTTGACTTAAGTATCCTTTAAAGATTTTCTGTGggatttgtgttttatgtttaagTTAATCACATCGCTTCCCTCCTccagatgttttctgtttggattCACAGGGACAATCTTCCATGTGACCTTCACAGCATCTGGCTCCACTGATAACACCACCCGACACCCTTATTACAAAAACACTAACAGCGGGTGAGAGCGCCCTGCTTTCGACACGGGCTCTGCTCTGGTTGGTGGAAGCAGATGTGGAGGGggagtgtgatgtcatcagcgtTTTTTatcagagcacagctgcagcTCTGGGCTGCAAGTAGCttattcaacaaaataaaagctgtaaaTGAAACACACGCCCGCCACCCCGGGGGTGTGAGTGGAATCCATGCGGTAACATCTCTGATGACGTCACACCTGCGTCACTCAGCCGTCCAATCAGACACACTTCCTGACGGTGAAACATCACATTAGGAAGTGCttctgtttacttttttttcttttcttttctttttttttttactgtatagtcactttgtttatataaaGATTGCTTGCTGTTGAGTGGtgagaggaaggggaggggggctATGAAACCTTTCACAGAAAACGCACTCTGAAGTCTGCAAATGTTGTTTGTGTATATCTGTTTGTAAATACATATACACAAAACACtcctgtacaaaaaaaaaaaaaacgctctgTGGTACACCATCtttggcaaaaaacaaacagcgaaaaaaaaacaacaaaaaaaagtatcaaCTTCTTTCATTAGCATACAGTTTTTTCCTATGAATTTATGGTAGTAGTGATACTGTGATTATGGACTTTGTTCACTTGATTAATAGGACTACACAGAGCTGAGCGGTGTTGAGGAAACGATCGGCAGAAGGAGCATTAGTCAGAGAAAAGAGGTTCCTGCATACCGGCCTCTCGACTCCACACTACTGCAACAGCTCTGGCTCCGGAGTATACTAACTAGGGCTGGTTGAAAATCTTCACAGTATGGTGACGAGATGATTTTAAAGTaattaaagagttttttttttttttatttatctaatttATGGACCAGGTTTGAAGGTGTTGATAATTTGACTGCTTTTGATTCTGTCATGTTGAAGTGCTCCTTTTCTCATGCTGGAGCCTACTTGAGTCTgaactgctgtaaaaaaaaaaaaaaaaaaacctaaaaaaaaaacaaaccgaATGTCTGGTATAGTAAGGACTTTATCTCTGCTTTCTATTTCTTATTGAGACATTTCCAGTTGTACTTGCCATCACATCTCCATCCATGATAATACTGTTTGGTTTTTTCTTTAGGAGCCctcacatttgttttcattttttatttttaaaaagaaaaagaaacttgtATTTCCTCTCGGTTTATAGACGCAGCGCTGTAACGCATACCTAGAAAAATGTACAGTACGAACGTAGgtggacttttttttatcagtgattGACGGCCCACGCGGTCCATGCTTGCTATTTGtaatttaacacaaaaaaaaaattctgttgtCGGTTTTTTGCATTGTTAATTTTCCAGTTTTTTGAGGCTTGCTTTGATAGTGCCAGTGAAGTGCAGATATACTTTTTTGGTCTTTGACCTTTTCTACAGGTGACTTAT is from Sparus aurata chromosome 16, fSpaAur1.1, whole genome shotgun sequence and encodes:
- the gna11b gene encoding guanine nucleotide-binding protein subunit alpha-11b isoform X2, whose product is MTLESMMACCLSEEAKESKRINAEIDKQLRRDKRDSRRELKLLLLGTGESGKSTFIKQMRIIHGAGYSDEDKRGFIRLVYQNIFTSMQSMIRATETLKIPYKFEQNRSNAMLVKEVDIEKINGFDHPYIAAIKSLWSDPGIQEAYDRRREYQLSDSTKYYLSDIDRVTAEGYVPTQQDVLRVRVPTTGIIEYPFDLENVIFSYLSDLDRIADSNYLPTQQDVLRVRIPTTGIIEYPFDLQSIIFRMVDVGGQRSERRKWIHCFENVTSIMFLVALSEYDQVLVESDNENRMEESKALFRTIITYPWFQNSSVILFLNKKDLLEEKISYSHLVDYFPEFDGPQRDAQAAREFILKMFVDLNPDSDKIIYSHFTCATDTENIRFVFAAVKDTILQLNLKEYNLV
- the gna11b gene encoding guanine nucleotide-binding protein subunit alpha-11b isoform X1; this encodes MTLESMMACCLSEEAKESKRINAEIDKQLRRDKRDSRRELKLLLLGTGESGKSTFIKQMRIIHGAGYSDEDKRGFIRLVYQNIFTSMQSMIRATETLKIPYKFEQNRSNAMLVKEVDIEKINGFDHPYIAAIKSLWSDPGIQEAYDRRREYQLSDSTKYYLSDLDRIADSNYLPTQQDVLRVRIPTTGIIEYPFDLQSIIFRMVDVGGQRSERRKWIHCFENVTSIMFLVALSEYDQVLVESDNENRMEESKALFRTIITYPWFQNSSVILFLNKKDLLEEKISYSHLVDYFPEFDGPQRDAQAAREFILKMFVDLNPDSDKIIYSHFTCATDTENIRFVFAAVKDTILQLNLKEYNLV